In Blastopirellula sediminis, the following proteins share a genomic window:
- a CDS encoding serine/threonine-protein kinase yields the protein MWLKCPHCRSSMEVTNIAMGHYRPQCRSCRQLFYVGVPSDDAADEEVVVKTLKEIRQEMRESLGMKKRNRPATHVTAIDASATLPVATRLDDDEEDALPFHATNGHAADSDSEALQTFAGDEYSLVSDDEESITHVTPGEEEDEEEEDEPVLGRPNYDEPEESDDFVPAPVEPQQFSETLPHRPTELDGAVVTLATAAVLPEEADEEESAAEQPMPQSLAGYRLIRILGKGAMGAVYLARQKSLDREVAVKTIQAKWASNPVFISRFTREAYAAAQLTHHNIVQIYDMGEDEGVHFFSMELVDGQSLGAVLKETGRLDRDVAVGYILQAARGLQFAHQRGIIHRDVKPDNLMVNNQGVVKVADLGLVKLPDEEESRGGDVDQELLKKRSASTTVANMSMGTPAYMPPEQARDASSVDHRADIYSLGCTFYALLTGRPPFDGATALEVITKHLEEPIVRPDAVAKHVPKQLADVTMRMVAKDPDQRASSLAEVIRKLEEYLGMGPTGSFSPGQQHVEMLEAGVNQFNAASAGPLRKSCLLAFAGILVAVMLGGVLFGMGSAFVAALTMAIVTPLAYLTTSGILSGNFLYRKLRQFLFSSSLLDWVKYLGGAMLAALLLMATGTLLAAAGGAVLAVAVAAAYYFTVDRLLHKQRRLAREKIEQLLKSLRLRGLDESELRTFVVKYAGVDWEEAFEELFGYQAKIHARDFSSRTGDSEKNRTFAAWRDPIIRFCDRRILAAKEARERRHLAAIEAKRLQAEGISEDEAEEVAARAAQAMVDEAIHQRETAYDPDQAASLDPRKAAALRRSRMKQLLSEARTPQPTSSINSAQRLLAMPLALVTGAPLRILVGALLLAGCTLWLHQNELFSGDLASALDTQRTFQTLELPMVTADMAKFVSSFAAGVAGLVLLGSAFFGSWRLSLFAWTAAAVVLFGVSFGIPDLTQKLHAGYLAGAIGVSLFAIGMILFGDDVAD from the coding sequence ATGTGGTTGAAATGTCCTCATTGCCGATCGTCGATGGAAGTGACGAATATCGCCATGGGACATTACCGCCCGCAATGTCGCAGTTGCCGGCAGCTCTTCTATGTCGGCGTTCCTTCCGATGACGCCGCCGACGAAGAAGTGGTCGTCAAGACGCTGAAAGAAATCCGCCAGGAGATGCGTGAGTCGCTGGGGATGAAAAAGAGGAATCGTCCCGCGACTCACGTGACGGCGATCGACGCATCCGCGACTCTTCCCGTAGCGACGCGACTAGACGATGACGAGGAGGACGCGCTGCCGTTCCACGCGACAAACGGACACGCGGCGGATAGCGACAGCGAAGCGCTGCAAACCTTCGCTGGCGACGAATACTCACTCGTATCGGACGACGAAGAGTCGATCACCCACGTCACTCCTGGCGAGGAGGAGGACGAGGAAGAGGAGGACGAACCGGTCCTCGGCCGTCCCAACTATGACGAGCCCGAAGAATCGGACGACTTCGTTCCGGCCCCGGTCGAGCCGCAACAGTTCTCGGAAACGCTGCCCCATCGTCCGACCGAACTTGACGGCGCCGTCGTCACGTTGGCCACCGCCGCCGTCTTGCCCGAAGAAGCGGACGAAGAGGAATCGGCCGCCGAACAACCGATGCCCCAATCGTTGGCCGGCTATCGGCTGATTCGCATCTTGGGCAAAGGCGCCATGGGGGCCGTTTATCTGGCGCGGCAAAAGTCGCTCGATCGCGAAGTCGCCGTCAAAACGATCCAGGCCAAGTGGGCCTCCAATCCGGTTTTCATCTCGCGTTTCACCCGCGAAGCGTACGCCGCCGCTCAGCTGACGCATCACAACATCGTACAGATCTACGACATGGGAGAAGATGAAGGAGTCCACTTCTTCAGCATGGAACTGGTCGACGGGCAATCGCTCGGCGCCGTGCTGAAAGAGACCGGCCGACTCGATCGGGACGTCGCCGTCGGTTACATCCTGCAAGCGGCCCGCGGTCTGCAATTCGCCCACCAGCGCGGCATCATCCACCGCGACGTGAAGCCCGACAACTTGATGGTCAACAACCAGGGCGTGGTGAAGGTCGCCGACCTGGGTCTGGTCAAGCTTCCCGACGAAGAAGAATCGCGCGGCGGCGACGTTGATCAAGAACTTCTCAAGAAACGGAGCGCCAGCACGACCGTCGCCAACATGTCGATGGGAACGCCCGCCTACATGCCGCCGGAACAAGCCCGCGACGCGTCGAGCGTCGATCATCGGGCCGATATATATTCACTCGGCTGCACCTTCTACGCGTTGCTGACCGGGCGACCGCCATTCGACGGCGCCACCGCGCTGGAGGTCATTACCAAGCATCTCGAAGAGCCGATCGTCCGTCCGGACGCCGTCGCCAAGCATGTGCCGAAACAGTTGGCCGACGTCACAATGCGGATGGTCGCCAAAGATCCTGACCAGCGGGCGTCGAGTCTGGCCGAAGTGATTCGCAAGCTGGAAGAATACCTTGGCATGGGACCAACCGGCTCCTTCTCGCCGGGACAGCAACATGTCGAGATGCTGGAAGCCGGCGTCAATCAGTTCAACGCCGCGTCGGCCGGCCCGCTGCGAAAGTCCTGTCTACTCGCTTTTGCCGGCATCCTGGTCGCCGTGATGCTCGGCGGCGTCCTCTTCGGCATGGGAAGCGCATTTGTCGCCGCGCTCACGATGGCGATCGTCACGCCGCTGGCTTACCTCACGACCTCCGGCATCCTGTCAGGCAACTTTCTCTATCGCAAACTGCGTCAGTTTCTCTTCTCTTCGTCGCTGCTCGATTGGGTGAAATACCTGGGAGGGGCGATGCTGGCGGCGCTGCTGCTGATGGCGACCGGCACACTTCTGGCCGCCGCCGGAGGCGCCGTGCTGGCGGTCGCCGTCGCGGCCGCCTACTACTTCACGGTCGATCGACTCCTCCACAAGCAACGCCGGCTGGCGAGGGAAAAAATCGAACAACTGCTCAAGTCGCTCCGTCTCCGCGGCCTCGACGAATCGGAGCTCCGCACCTTCGTCGTCAAATATGCGGGCGTCGATTGGGAAGAAGCGTTTGAAGAACTCTTCGGCTATCAGGCCAAGATCCATGCTCGCGACTTTTCGAGTCGCACCGGCGACTCCGAAAAGAATCGAACCTTCGCCGCGTGGCGTGATCCAATCATCCGCTTCTGCGATCGCCGCATTCTTGCCGCCAAAGAAGCTCGCGAGCGTCGTCACTTGGCCGCGATCGAAGCGAAACGCCTGCAAGCGGAAGGGATTTCGGAAGACGAAGCGGAAGAGGTCGCCGCCCGTGCCGCTCAGGCGATGGTCGACGAAGCGATCCATCAGCGGGAAACGGCGTATGATCCTGATCAGGCCGCGTCGCTCGATCCGCGGAAAGCGGCGGCCCTGCGCCGCAGCCGGATGAAGCAATTGCTGAGCGAGGCTCGCACTCCCCAGCCGACCTCCTCCATCAATTCGGCCCAGCGATTGCTGGCGATGCCGCTGGCCCTGGTTACCGGCGCGCCGCTCCGCATCCTTGTCGGCGCGTTACTGCTGGCCGGCTGCACCCTCTGGCTCCATCAGAATGAACTGTTCAGCGGCGACCTGGCGTCGGCCCTCGATACCCAGCGAACCTTCCAGACGCTGGAGCTGCCGATGGTCACTGCCGATATGGCGAAGTTCGTCTCCAGCTTTGCGGCAGGCGTCGCCGGGCTGGTGCTGCTCGGCTCCGCCTTCTTCGGCTCATGGCGACTTAGCCTATTCGCCTGGACCGCGGCGGCCGTCGTCCTGTTCGGCGTCAGCTTCGGCATTCCCGACCTGACCCAAAAACTGCATGCCGGCTATCTCGCCGGCGCGATCGGCGTTTCGCTGTTCGCCATTGGGATGATCCTGTTCGGGGATGACGTCGCCGACTAG
- a CDS encoding FHA domain-containing protein, whose amino-acid sequence MSSKHPGQSTLFGIGEEDALIDEGRSSEVARYRPTLRPPMAKLIVYDDGAETGDVIRIRKSSFIIGRTEGDLIIPHDSQISSRHLEIQRRERPGGFDWVLRDLGSTNGTFVRATQIIVKPNQVMMIGGKRFGQIPPRADGNIGATIQGEKELLDVAQEGMDELVPCLQEINYDGNGKRHKLTKKEHWIGSDPVQCSILVNDPTVSPQHARIYQDKQGRWIIDDAKSLNGIWLRIKELNIGRGGYFHCGEQRFSLTVA is encoded by the coding sequence ATGTCATCGAAACATCCAGGACAGTCGACCTTGTTTGGCATCGGGGAAGAAGATGCCCTGATTGACGAAGGTCGCAGCTCGGAGGTCGCCCGCTATCGTCCCACGCTCCGTCCGCCGATGGCCAAGTTGATCGTTTACGACGACGGCGCCGAAACTGGAGATGTAATTCGGATCCGAAAATCCTCGTTCATCATCGGACGAACTGAAGGGGATCTTATCATCCCGCACGACAGCCAAATTTCCAGTCGGCATCTAGAAATTCAGCGCCGCGAACGCCCCGGCGGCTTTGATTGGGTGCTGCGCGACCTCGGTTCGACCAATGGCACCTTCGTCCGCGCAACGCAGATCATCGTCAAGCCGAATCAGGTGATGATGATCGGCGGTAAACGCTTTGGACAAATCCCACCGCGGGCCGACGGAAACATCGGCGCAACGATCCAAGGGGAAAAAGAACTACTTGACGTAGCCCAGGAAGGAATGGATGAGCTCGTTCCTTGTTTGCAGGAAATTAACTACGATGGCAACGGCAAACGCCATAAGCTGACCAAGAAGGAACATTGGATCGGCAGCGATCCGGTGCAATGTTCGATCCTGGTGAACGATCCGACCGTCAGTCCACAACATGCCCGCATCTATCAAGACAAGCAGGGGCGTTGGATCATTGACGACGCCAAATCGCTAAACGGCATCTGGCTTCGTATTAAAGAACTGAATATTGGACGTGGCGGCTACTTCCACTGCGGCGAGCAGCGATTCTCTTTGACGGTCGCGTAG
- a CDS encoding BaiN/RdsA family NAD(P)/FAD-dependent oxidoreductase, producing the protein MELTIIGGGAAGLMAAIWAARTNPDRRIVVLDGAARLGAKILIAGGGRCNVTHYQVTADDFCGGSRNAIKKLLARFPAEATVELFAELGVRLKREETGKLFPTTNRAQTVLDALINEARRLNVSILTKRRVTRLAKNEDGTFSISGEWGEIVSPHVILATGGKSVPKTGSDGFGWELAKRLGHTLTPRIFPALVPLVAADDWRPKELSGVSLPAELSVHSGSGKRLRSVTGDLLFTHRGLSGPAVLDISRHFLDALQDDPQTQLRANWLPGEKSEEFDAELQALGPASIRKLLREKLPARLADLLLELAEIDPERTGDQLDRAARQRLVRMTTAMETPIVGNRGFAVAEATAGGIPLDQIQLKTMESRVCPGLFLCGEICDVDGRIGGFNFQWAWSSGHVAGVSA; encoded by the coding sequence GTGGAACTGACAATAATTGGCGGCGGCGCCGCTGGGCTGATGGCGGCGATTTGGGCTGCACGCACCAATCCTGATCGGCGGATTGTGGTGCTGGATGGGGCTGCTCGACTCGGGGCGAAAATCTTGATCGCCGGGGGCGGTCGCTGCAATGTCACGCACTATCAGGTCACGGCCGACGACTTTTGCGGCGGAAGTCGCAACGCGATCAAGAAGTTGTTGGCTCGTTTTCCGGCCGAAGCGACGGTGGAGTTATTCGCAGAACTGGGCGTTCGACTGAAACGAGAAGAGACCGGCAAACTCTTTCCAACGACCAATCGCGCCCAAACGGTCCTCGACGCTCTGATCAACGAGGCTCGCCGCTTGAACGTTTCGATCCTCACCAAACGCCGCGTCACCCGCTTGGCCAAAAATGAGGATGGGACATTTTCGATCAGCGGCGAGTGGGGGGAGATCGTTTCGCCGCATGTGATCTTGGCGACCGGCGGGAAGAGCGTTCCGAAGACCGGATCGGATGGATTTGGCTGGGAGTTAGCGAAACGACTTGGCCACACGCTGACTCCGCGGATTTTTCCAGCGCTAGTTCCGCTCGTCGCGGCCGACGATTGGCGTCCCAAAGAACTCTCCGGCGTAAGTCTCCCGGCCGAACTCTCGGTCCATAGTGGATCCGGCAAACGACTGCGGAGCGTGACCGGCGACTTGCTCTTTACGCATCGCGGTCTATCGGGACCGGCGGTGCTCGATATCAGTCGGCACTTTCTCGACGCGCTTCAAGACGATCCGCAAACCCAGCTGAGGGCCAATTGGCTGCCGGGGGAAAAGAGCGAAGAGTTTGATGCAGAGTTGCAAGCGTTGGGGCCTGCAAGCATTCGAAAGCTGCTCCGCGAAAAACTGCCGGCTCGGTTGGCCGACTTGCTGCTGGAGCTGGCCGAAATCGATCCCGAACGAACCGGAGACCAGCTGGATCGCGCCGCCCGGCAGCGGCTGGTCCGAATGACGACGGCGATGGAAACGCCGATCGTCGGTAATCGCGGTTTCGCCGTCGCCGAAGCGACCGCCGGCGGCATTCCGCTCGATCAGATCCAGCTGAAGACGATGGAGTCGCGCGTTTGCCCAGGGCTGTTTCTCTGCGGCGAAATCTGCGACGTCGACGGACGCATCGGCGGATTTAATTTCCAATGGGCCTGGTCGAGCGGTCACGTAGCGGGGGTTTCGGCCTGA
- a CDS encoding HDOD domain-containing protein yields MTVATLKVLNEEALDILIQRVEEVSSLPQIAIQAMGIASTEESSASDLTAVIECDVALSARVLKLVNSSAFGLRNKVTNLQQAIAYLGMKQVRNLAITASVSELFQGGDKIGRYSRSGLWEHMVAVGIAARMFAKRHRIGDPEDAFIAGLLHDLGIVILDQFLNTRFEMMLSAMTAQQVQVRWEQQYFGFDHTEFGERVARHWKFPEPVIDTIRYHHMAGVYRGPNSQLIKAVEMGNMAMTEVGITSLGAKYNRLSMAALNNFDMTIGDLSRFGEEVKVELTKYHDWLVY; encoded by the coding sequence ATGACGGTGGCGACGCTCAAAGTGTTGAATGAAGAGGCGCTGGATATCTTGATCCAGCGAGTAGAGGAGGTCTCTTCACTTCCCCAAATTGCCATCCAGGCGATGGGGATCGCAAGCACGGAAGAATCGAGCGCATCGGACCTGACGGCGGTAATTGAGTGCGACGTCGCGCTATCGGCTCGCGTGCTGAAGCTCGTAAACTCGTCGGCGTTCGGTCTGCGAAATAAGGTTACCAACCTCCAGCAAGCGATCGCCTACCTCGGCATGAAGCAAGTGCGCAACCTGGCGATTACGGCCAGCGTGAGCGAACTGTTTCAAGGGGGGGACAAGATCGGCCGCTATAGTCGATCGGGACTTTGGGAACATATGGTCGCCGTCGGAATTGCGGCCCGCATGTTCGCCAAGAGGCATCGCATCGGCGATCCAGAGGACGCGTTCATCGCGGGTCTCTTGCACGATCTAGGGATCGTGATTCTGGATCAGTTTCTGAACACCCGCTTCGAGATGATGCTTTCGGCGATGACCGCGCAACAAGTGCAGGTACGCTGGGAGCAGCAATACTTCGGCTTCGATCACACCGAATTTGGCGAGCGAGTCGCTCGTCACTGGAAGTTTCCAGAACCGGTGATCGACACGATTCGCTATCACCACATGGCGGGCGTCTATCGCGGTCCCAACTCGCAGCTGATCAAAGCGGTCGAAATGGGAAACATGGCGATGACCGAAGTCGGCATCACATCGCTCGGCGCCAAGTACAACCGACTTTCGATGGCCGCTCTGAATAACTTCGACATGACGATCGGCGACTTGTCGCGGTTCGGCGAAGAGGTGAAGGTCGAGCTGACGAAGTACCACGATTGGCTCGTCTATTAG